Proteins encoded in a region of the Streptomyces sp. NBC_00513 genome:
- a CDS encoding glycoside hydrolase family 18 protein, which yields MRFSTLGRLTVAACSLSLLAAFAPSAAAQADGGGHDRSYRKVGYFTQWGVYGRDFQVQDLEANGTAGKLTHINYAFGNISPEGKCFTGNVPGEADAWADYARPLDAANSVDGVADDDRQPLAGNFNQLRELKARHPGLKVLISLGGWSWSTNFSDAALTPASRRELVRSCIDLYIKGNLPQDGVRGGQGAAAGVFDGIDLDWEWPGSDGDTDTKYRPQDKRNFTELVKEFRTQLDAYGRGQKQKRTYELTAFVPTAPAKIDAGFDVPRIMRDLDFVTLQGYDFHVSGEKNTAQQSALYARNDFSVDGTVDAWLRRGAPARKLVMGMPFYGQGWTGVSGGGDGMGQPATGPAPAAWAAGYADYKELRQLADSGTYKLHRDRRGGHAWLFDGTTLWTYDDPQVLRTKTRYVRDNGLGGAMFWSLDADTADGELITAVDRGLRGH from the coding sequence ATGCGCTTCAGCACGCTCGGCAGACTGACCGTCGCCGCCTGCTCCCTCTCCCTGCTGGCCGCCTTCGCGCCGTCCGCCGCCGCGCAGGCCGATGGCGGCGGGCACGACCGCTCGTACCGGAAAGTCGGGTACTTCACCCAATGGGGCGTCTACGGGCGGGACTTCCAGGTCCAGGATCTTGAGGCCAACGGCACGGCCGGCAAGCTCACCCACATCAACTACGCCTTCGGCAACATCAGTCCCGAGGGCAAGTGCTTCACGGGCAACGTCCCCGGCGAGGCCGACGCGTGGGCCGACTACGCGCGCCCGCTCGACGCCGCGAACTCCGTCGACGGGGTGGCCGACGACGACCGCCAGCCGCTGGCCGGCAACTTCAACCAGCTGCGCGAGCTGAAGGCCCGGCACCCGGGACTCAAGGTGCTGATCTCCCTGGGTGGTTGGAGCTGGTCGACGAACTTCTCGGACGCCGCGCTCACCCCGGCCTCGCGCAGGGAGCTCGTCCGGTCCTGCATCGACCTCTACATCAAGGGGAACCTGCCGCAGGACGGTGTCCGAGGCGGTCAGGGCGCGGCCGCCGGGGTCTTCGACGGGATCGACCTCGACTGGGAGTGGCCCGGCTCCGACGGTGACACCGACACGAAGTACCGGCCGCAGGACAAGCGGAACTTCACCGAGCTGGTCAAGGAGTTCCGCACGCAGCTCGACGCGTACGGCCGGGGGCAGAAGCAGAAGCGGACGTACGAGCTGACGGCCTTCGTCCCGACCGCGCCCGCCAAGATCGACGCGGGTTTCGACGTCCCCCGGATCATGCGCGACCTCGACTTCGTCACCCTCCAGGGCTACGACTTCCACGTGTCGGGCGAGAAGAACACGGCCCAGCAGTCCGCGCTGTACGCGCGGAACGACTTCAGCGTGGACGGCACCGTGGACGCGTGGCTGCGCCGCGGCGCGCCGGCGCGGAAGCTCGTGATGGGCATGCCGTTCTACGGGCAGGGCTGGACCGGCGTCAGCGGTGGCGGCGACGGCATGGGGCAGCCGGCGACGGGCCCCGCGCCGGCCGCCTGGGCGGCGGGATACGCGGACTACAAGGAACTGCGGCAGCTGGCCGACTCGGGGACGTACAAGCTCCACCGCGACCGACGCGGCGGCCACGCCTGGCTGTTCGACGGCACCACCCTGTGGACGTACGACGACCCGCAGGTGCTGCGCACCAAGACGCGGTACGTACGGGACAACGGCCTGGGCGGCGCGATGTTCTGGTCGTTGGACGCCGACACCGCCGACGGCGAGCTGATCACGGCCGTCGACCGGGGTCTGCGCGGCCACTGA
- a CDS encoding dihydrodipicolinate reductase → MIPTVVWGTGNVGRAAIRAVEAHPALALTAVIVHDPAKVGRDAGELAGLDRVLGVAATDDIDAVLADRPAALVYAASGDIRPDDALADITRAITAGAAVVSPALYPLYDPRNAPPEFIDPVSAAIAEGGGSLFASGVDPGWGNDVLPLLISGLGTTVDVIRCQEIFDYSTYDQPDSVRLLVGMGQPMDHEPMMLMPSIPTMVWGGQIRLMARALGVELDEIRETSERRALDATVTTRTMGEFEAGTQGAIRFEVQGIVEGEPRIVIEHVTRIHPACAPDWPTPPDGAGAHRVIIEGRPRIEVTIEATDEGENRSAGGNATAVGRLVGAIDWLVAAEPGIYDALDVPLRPAVGKLGRKQP, encoded by the coding sequence ATGATTCCCACGGTGGTCTGGGGTACCGGCAACGTCGGCCGCGCGGCGATCCGCGCCGTCGAGGCCCACCCGGCGCTCGCACTCACGGCAGTGATCGTCCACGACCCGGCGAAGGTCGGCCGCGACGCCGGTGAACTGGCCGGACTCGACAGGGTGTTGGGGGTCGCCGCGACCGACGACATCGACGCGGTGCTGGCCGACCGGCCCGCAGCCCTCGTCTACGCGGCCTCCGGCGACATCCGACCCGACGACGCCCTCGCCGACATCACCCGGGCGATCACCGCCGGAGCGGCGGTCGTCAGCCCCGCCCTGTACCCGCTCTACGACCCCCGCAACGCCCCACCCGAGTTCATCGACCCGGTGTCGGCCGCGATAGCCGAGGGCGGCGGCTCGCTGTTCGCCTCCGGCGTCGACCCGGGCTGGGGCAACGACGTCCTCCCCCTCCTGATCAGCGGCCTCGGCACGACCGTGGACGTGATCCGCTGCCAGGAGATCTTCGACTACTCCACCTACGACCAACCGGACTCGGTCCGCCTCCTGGTCGGCATGGGACAGCCGATGGACCACGAACCGATGATGCTGATGCCCTCCATCCCCACCATGGTGTGGGGCGGGCAGATCCGGCTGATGGCCCGGGCCCTGGGCGTCGAACTCGACGAGATCCGCGAGACGTCCGAGCGCCGCGCCCTCGACGCCACGGTGACCACCCGCACCATGGGCGAGTTCGAGGCCGGCACCCAGGGTGCCATCCGGTTCGAGGTCCAGGGCATCGTCGAGGGCGAACCCCGCATCGTCATCGAACACGTCACCCGCATCCACCCCGCCTGCGCCCCCGACTGGCCGACACCGCCCGACGGGGCCGGCGCCCACCGGGTGATCATCGAGGGCCGCCCCCGCATCGAGGTCACCATCGAGGCCACCGACGAGGGCGAGAACCGCTCCGCCGGCGGCAACGCCACCGCGGTCGGCCGGCTGGTGGGCGCCATCGACTGGCTCGTGGCCGCCGAACCGGGAATCTACGACGCGCTCGACGTCCCGCTGCGACCCGCAGTCGGCAAACTCGGAAGGAAGCAGCCATGA
- a CDS encoding carboxymuconolactone decarboxylase family protein codes for MRIDIPEGQHPIEYVWGDMVPGIGMAAANFSLSVYAHTTLGLREFEAARLRIAQINGCVFCLDWRTDRDGEKVEDEFADAVTEWRTTKAFDDRTRIAAEYAERYALDHHGLDEEFWERMTALYSQVEIVELSMSIGSWLAFGRLNHVLGLDSVCMLPGS; via the coding sequence ATGAGGATCGACATCCCCGAGGGCCAACACCCCATCGAGTACGTCTGGGGCGACATGGTCCCCGGCATCGGGATGGCGGCGGCGAACTTCTCCCTGTCCGTGTACGCCCACACCACCCTCGGGCTGCGCGAGTTCGAGGCCGCCCGGCTGCGCATCGCCCAGATCAACGGGTGCGTCTTCTGCCTCGACTGGCGCACCGACCGCGACGGGGAGAAGGTCGAGGACGAGTTCGCGGACGCGGTCACCGAGTGGCGGACCACCAAGGCCTTCGACGACCGCACACGGATCGCCGCCGAGTACGCCGAGCGGTACGCCCTGGACCACCACGGCCTGGACGAGGAGTTCTGGGAGCGGATGACCGCGCTCTACAGCCAGGTCGAGATCGTGGAGCTGAGCATGAGCATCGGCTCCTGGCTGGCCTTCGGCCGGCTCAATCACGTGCTCGGTCTCGACAGCGTCTGCATGCTGCCGGGGAGTTGA
- a CDS encoding GMC oxidoreductase yields MSDKSLHSKVSKGVSRRGFIAGTGSILGAMTLSVNAVPAHAKAATAAAPIDNGAHVAALVIGTGYGGSVAALRLAQAGVDVHMIEMGMAWDTPGPDGKIFCNTLNPDKRSYWLRTRTKAPLNYFLGFPIDKDIPKYTGILDAEDFAGITVYQGRGVGGGSLVNGGMAVTPKRENFSAILPTVNADEMYDTYYPRANSGLGVGLIDPAWFDTVSCYQFARVGRKHAQRSNFPFVFVPDVYDWDYMKQEAAGTATKSALDGEILYGNNNGKKSLQKTYLAAARATGRVSISPLHKVTTVTPTTGGGYTVVIEQLNTTGDAVATKTVTADKVFFAAGSVGTSKLLVRLKATGALPDLNGEIGKGWGDNGNVMCGRANHMWDPTGKLQATIPCGGIDNWNAGGAFAEVAPLPTGIETYASFYLSITKNPHRAEFTWNAATGKVDLNWQTAWKQPAIDMAKTIFDKINSKEGTIYRTDLFGTYKIWGDHLTYHPLGGAILDKATDNHGRLHGYSGLYVIDGALIPGNVSVNPFVTITALAERNIERIIATDL; encoded by the coding sequence ATGAGTGACAAGTCCCTGCACAGCAAGGTTTCCAAGGGTGTCTCGCGCCGTGGATTCATCGCTGGAACTGGTTCCATTCTGGGAGCCATGACCCTATCGGTCAACGCCGTTCCGGCCCATGCGAAAGCCGCCACCGCGGCAGCGCCCATCGACAACGGGGCCCACGTCGCGGCCCTCGTCATCGGCACCGGGTACGGCGGCTCGGTCGCCGCGCTGCGCCTCGCCCAGGCCGGTGTCGACGTACACATGATCGAGATGGGCATGGCCTGGGACACCCCGGGTCCGGACGGGAAGATCTTCTGCAACACGCTGAACCCGGACAAGCGCTCGTACTGGTTGCGCACCCGGACGAAAGCGCCGCTGAACTACTTCCTCGGCTTCCCCATCGACAAGGACATCCCCAAGTACACCGGCATCCTGGACGCCGAGGACTTCGCGGGGATCACCGTCTACCAGGGTCGCGGTGTCGGCGGCGGTTCGCTCGTCAACGGCGGCATGGCCGTCACGCCGAAGCGGGAGAACTTCAGCGCGATCCTGCCCACGGTGAACGCCGACGAGATGTACGACACCTACTACCCGCGCGCCAACTCCGGCCTCGGGGTGGGCCTCATCGACCCGGCCTGGTTCGACACGGTGAGCTGCTACCAGTTCGCCCGTGTGGGCCGCAAGCACGCGCAGCGCTCCAACTTCCCCTTCGTCTTCGTGCCGGACGTGTACGACTGGGACTACATGAAACAGGAGGCGGCCGGCACGGCCACCAAGTCGGCGTTGGACGGCGAGATCCTCTACGGCAACAACAACGGCAAGAAGTCGCTCCAGAAGACCTACCTCGCGGCTGCCAGGGCGACCGGGAGGGTGAGCATCTCGCCGTTGCACAAGGTCACCACGGTCACCCCCACGACCGGCGGCGGCTACACGGTGGTCATCGAGCAGCTCAACACGACCGGTGACGCCGTGGCCACCAAGACCGTCACGGCCGACAAGGTGTTCTTCGCGGCCGGCAGCGTCGGCACGAGCAAGCTGCTCGTGCGGCTGAAGGCGACGGGCGCGCTGCCCGACCTGAACGGCGAGATCGGCAAGGGTTGGGGGGACAACGGCAACGTCATGTGCGGGCGGGCCAACCACATGTGGGACCCCACGGGCAAGCTCCAGGCGACGATCCCCTGCGGTGGCATCGACAACTGGAACGCGGGCGGGGCCTTCGCCGAGGTGGCGCCGCTGCCGACCGGGATCGAGACGTACGCGTCGTTCTACCTGTCGATCACCAAGAACCCCCACCGCGCCGAGTTCACCTGGAACGCGGCGACGGGGAAGGTCGACCTGAACTGGCAGACGGCCTGGAAGCAGCCGGCCATCGACATGGCCAAGACCATCTTCGACAAGATCAACTCGAAGGAGGGGACGATCTACCGGACCGATCTCTTCGGGACGTACAAGATCTGGGGCGACCACCTCACCTACCACCCGCTCGGCGGCGCGATCCTGGACAAGGCCACCGACAACCACGGCCGGCTGCACGGGTACTCGGGCCTGTACGTGATCGACGGGGCCCTGATCCCCGGCAACGTCAGCGTCAATCCGTTCGTCACCATCACGGCGCTCGCGGAACGGAACATAGAGCGGATCATCGCGACCGACCTGTAG